The Pseudopipra pipra isolate bDixPip1 chromosome 8, bDixPip1.hap1, whole genome shotgun sequence sequence TATTCAAAATCAAATAGCAGCAGGCAAACTGTTACTTGCAGCAGGACCTCAGGCAGCGCTGGAGCTATCACTGGTAGATTCATTGGTTTCCAATACCAGTGGAGAAATGTCACTGGGAAGATCAACATAACATGGTGATACACACTTTGAATAATGCAAGGCACCATCATTCCAAGCGTTGGATAGTTCTGTGGCTggattttgtattttctcaAGTTTGGTAGTCTAATGCTTAAGAAGTCCAGTGCAATATACGGAAGACAGAAAGCCATGTATGctgtaaaagaaaacagcactggaaaaaaTGGTGACTTGATCAATGGCTCCTTTGCTGCGACAAAGTCCCAAAGAGACTGTAGGCACAGCCTGTGCCGCCGTCCCTCCATCGTGTAGTGGAGCAGCGCTCCGTCTGGCAGGCTGCAGTTCATGCTGATCGCAGTCTGAGAGGGCTGTTAATCCCGCAGCCTTTATCTGCTCAAGAAATAGCTCCGCCCCATCAGAAATCCTCCTTACATAGTAACGTGCCGCTTTAAAGAGGAAGTTCCTTTCCTGAATACAGAGATGATATAATGCATTACAATCTCAGAGCAGAATTAGCTGGCCAACGTAATCACAGAGCTCTACAAGAGACTCGCAAAGTAGGAAACACAAGCAGAAGTGGAGAACTCTTAACAGTGGAATTCAAAGAAAAAGGGATGGAAAATACTCCACTTAGTGCAGACACTTGAAAAATTGCTGTTTGTTACTAATTTTAAACTGCGTCATCATCCTTCGTTATCTTTTTGCCTTTATAGgtaaggaaaaacaaatcagcttttttttttaatatgtgacTGCTACCAAAGATGTATGGGTACCTAAGGACCTGGTCTGACTTGTGGGTCATGTAGTCAGTAATGGATGTGTGCAAACACATGATTTCTTAATGATCCCTTGGTTATACAACAAGCTTAGTCAAAACCTTAAGGAGACCTACACTATGCTCCCAGTCTGAATGTGGTGGCTGTGACTTATCTCCACCTACTTTTGAGGCCATGTTCTCCTTCATGCACTTGTACTTGACATGGAAAAATT is a genomic window containing:
- the CH25H gene encoding cholesterol 25-hydroxylase — encoded protein: MNCSLPDGALLHYTMEGRRHRLCLQSLWDFVAAKEPLIKSPFFPVLFSFTAYMAFCLPYIALDFLSIRLPNLRKYKIQPQNYPTLGMMVPCIIQSVYHHVMLIFPVTFLHWYWKPMNLPVIAPALPEVLLQVTVCLLLFDFEYFLWHLLHHRVPWLYKTFHKVHHKHVSTFALTTQYSSVWELLSLGFFAAINPLLLGCHPLTEMIFFLVNIFLSVEDHSGYDLPWSTHRLVPFGLYGGAPHHDLHHLKFKSNYAPYFTHWDKLFGTFTKSHSN